A part of Sugiyamaella lignohabitans strain CBS 10342 chromosome D, complete sequence genomic DNA contains:
- the DUS1 gene encoding Dus1p (Dihydrouridine synthase; member of a widespread family of conserved proteins including Smm1p, Dus3p, and Dus4p; modifies pre-tRNA(Phe) at U17; GO_component: GO:0005634 - nucleus [Evidence IDA] [PMID 14562095]; GO_function: GO:0003824 - catalytic activity [Evidence IEA]; GO_function: GO:0050660 - flavin adenine dinucleotide binding [Evidence IEA]; GO_function: GO:0016491 - oxidoreductase activity [Evidence IEA]; GO_function: GO:0017150 - tRNA dihydrouridine synthase activity [Evidence IEA]; GO_function: GO:0017150 - tRNA dihydrouridine synthase activity [Evidence IDA] [PMID 12003496]; GO_function: GO:0017150 - tRNA dihydrouridine synthase activity [Evidence IMP] [PMID 14970222]; GO_process: GO:0055114 - oxidation-reduction process [Evidence IEA,IEA]; GO_process: GO:0002943 - tRNA dihydrouridine synthesis [Evidence IEA]; GO_process: GO:0006400 - tRNA modification [Evidence IDA] [PMID 12003496]; GO_process: GO:0006400 - tRNA modification [Evidence IMP] [PMID 14970222]; GO_process: GO:0008033 - tRNA processing [Evidence IEA,IEA]), translated as MTVSQAATPEPEVVTKTAAPVKTVVERPSEFTVENKLTGRDLLKSVGFPKTIVAPMVDQSELAWRLISRKYGADLCYTPMFHARLFGEDKRYREDQFGPLDGDANVDRPLIVQFCANDPEELLKAAKYVVGRCDAVDLNLGCPQGIAKKGKYGAFLMEDWDLIYRLINILHTKLEIPVTAKIRIYETKEKTLEYAKMVLSAGAQFLTVHGRTREMKGQLTGLADWSYIRYVRDNLPPDTVIFANGNVLYSEDIDRSLEATKADAVMSAESNLYNPGVFNVNKPGIDDQFPRVDKLLREYFETAKSTPGNASQTSMKSHFFKVLQSFLPKHLNIRNAIGPIRKGQYDQFEDVVKQVEEIVEGIYEKVNKGELEDKVITLPDGYKSVPYWRCQPYFRVVNGVLSNGKRKADVDPEAAQRKKEAKLEKEKAAAALASLSSDGPQPTGDEAPEPSN; from the coding sequence ATGACTGTATCACAGGCTGCTACCCCTGAGCCAGAAGTGGTCACCAAAACGGCCGCTCCTGTTAaaactgttgttgaaagACCCTCGGAGTTCACTGTTGAAAATAAACTCACTGGTAGAGACCTTCTCAAGAGTGTTGGATTTCCAAAGACTATTGTTGCTCCTATGGTAGATCAGAGCGAGCTTGCTTGGAGACTGATATCTCGTAAATACGGAGCTGATCTATGCTACACTCCTATGTTCCATGCCAGACTATTTGGAGAAGATAAGCGATACCGTGAGGACCAGTTTGGTCCTTTAGATGGAGATGCTAATGTCGACAGACCTCTTATCGTCCAGTTCTGTGCAAATGATCCCGAAGAGTTATTAAAGGCTGCCAAGTATGTCGTTGGTAGATGTGATGCCGTTGATCTCAACCTTGGTTGTCCTCAAGGAATCGcaaaaaaaggaaaataCGGTGCTTTTTTAATGGAAGATTGGGATCTCATCTATAGACTCATCAATATCCTGCATACTAAGTTAGAGATTCCAGTGACTGCCAAGATTCGAATTTACGAAACCAAGGAAAAGACTCTTGAATATGCCAAAATGGTCCTCAGTGCCGGAGCCCAGTTTCTCACTGTCCATGGCAGAACCAGAGAGATGAAGGGTCAGCTTACTGGCCTCGCTGATTGGTCCTATATTCGTTATGTTAGAGATAACCTGCCACCAGATACCGTCATCTTTGCCAACGGCAATGTTCTTTATTCTGAGGATATTGATAGAAGTTTAGAGGCCACTAAAGCCGATGCTGTCATGTCTGCCGAGAGTAACCTATACAATCCAGGAGTATTCAATGTGAATAAGCCCGGAATCGACGACCAATTCCCACGTGTTGATAAACTTCTTCGAGAGTATTTTGAAACCGCGAAATCCACCCCTGGCAATGCTTCACAAACATCTATGAAATCGCATTTCTTCAAAGTCCTGCAATCGTTCCTGCCTAAACATCTCAACATCCGTAATGCTATTGGTCCCATCCGCAAGGGCCAGTACGACCAGTTTGAAGACGTTGTCAAGCAAGTTGAGGAGATTGTCGAGGGAATCTACGAAAAAGTGAATAAAGGAGAACTGGAAGACAAAGTCATTACACTCCCAGACGGGTACAAGTCAGTCCCATACTGGCGATGTCAGCCATATTTCCGAGTCGTTAACGGAGTCCTCAGCAACGGCAAACGCAAAGCAGACGTCGACCCAGAAGCCGCTCAACGAAAGAAAGAGGCCAAGctcgaaaaagaaaaggccGCTGCTGCCCTAGCTTCTCTGTCATCTGACGGTCCTCAGCCAACTGGCGACGAGGCTCCTGAACCCTCAAACTAG
- the cwf15 gene encoding complexed with Cdc5 protein Cwf15, translated as MTTAHRPTFDPARGQKNTQISGSIVHTRMLPAHTQLKFRKRGQGGAADADAHGTDGGKRDFKRELLLAENESKQSNGKKRGLVEYDAEEEEAADVGSSRKRREISDGSVSKSVPLLKGDETSNSLHNGDEEKNNENIPEDESDSDVGDTDGYDSKARNEDEDEEYRRRILEKYKDIDADSDSDGDDDDEEKDEDDDDDEDEDDDDDDDDEEDETVMLMRELEKIKKEKALEKQRLEEIAARKAEEEREREIAYGNPLMNPATKDGKDSFAVKRSWMEDTVFKNQASSLAANQSEPKKELINDLLRSDFHKKFMDRYIK; from the coding sequence ATGACTACGGCTCATAGACCTACGTTTGACCCTGCGAGGGGTCAGAAGAATACCCAGATCTCGGGGTCGATTGTGCACACGCGAATGCTGCCAGCACATACCCAACTGAAGTTCAGGAAAAGGGGCCaaggtggtgctgctgacgCTGATGCTCATGGAACCGATGGTGGGAAGAGAGATTTTAAACGAGAGCTTTTACTTGCTGAAAATGAGTCAAAGCAGAGTAATGGGAAAAAGCGTGGACTTGTGGAGTAcgatgctgaagaagaggaggctgctgatgttggGAGCAGTCGAAAACGACGAGAGATCTCTGATGGAAGTGTATCTAAGTCAGTGCCTCTTTTGAAAGGAGATGAGACTAGTAATAGTTTACATAATGGAGACGAAGAGAAGAATAACGAAAATATTCCTGAAGACGAGTCAGATAGTGATGTCGGTGATACAGATGGATACGACAGTAAGGCGAggaatgaagatgaggatgaggagTACAGACGTCGGATCCTCGAAAAATATAAGGATATCGATGCTGATAGTGATTCTGATggcgacgacgatgatgaggaaaaagatgaagacgacgatgatgacgaagatgaagatgacgatgacgacgatgatgacgaagaggacGAAACTGTCATGCTGATGAGAGAACTAGAAAAGattaaaaaagaaaaggcaTTAGAAAAGCAACGTTTAGAAGAGATTGCTGCTCGAAaggctgaagaagagcgaGAGCGTGAAATTGCATACGGAAATCCATTGATGAACCCAGCCACAAAGGATGGTAAAGATTCGTTTGCAGTCAAGCGAAGCTGGATGGAAGATACTGTTTTTAAAAATCAAGCATCGAGTCTGGCTGCTAACCAGTCTGAGCCGAAGAAGGAACTTATCAATGATCTATTGAGATCAGACTTTCATAAAAAATTCATGGACAGGTACATCAAGTAA
- the NBP2 gene encoding Nbp2p (Protein involved in the HOG (high osmolarity glycerol) pathway; negatively regulates Hog1p by recruitment of phosphatase Ptc1p the Pbs2p-Hog1p complex; interacts with Bck1p and down regulates the cell wall integrity pathway; found in the nucleus and cytoplasm, contains an SH3 domain and a Ptc1p binding domain (PBM); GO_component: GO:0005737 - cytoplasm [Evidence IEA,IEA]; GO_component: GO:0005737 - cytoplasm [Evidence IDA] [PMID 14573466]; GO_component: GO:0005634 - nucleus [Evidence IDA] [PMID 11914276]; GO_function: GO:0003674 - molecular_function [Evidence ND]; GO_process: GO:0006972 - hyperosmotic response [Evidence IMP,IPI] [PMID 14685261]; GO_process: GO:0000200 - inactivation of MAPK activity involved in cell wall organization or biogenesis [Evidence IMP,IPI] [PMID 22570491]; GO_process: GO:0006469 - negative regulation of protein kinase activity [Evidence IDA] [PMID 14685261]; GO_process: GO:0009408 - response to heat [Evidence IMP] [PMID 14573466]) has protein sequence MAAKPPSPIASSAFQSGASHDISVLQDVLSGVSQPHDSKTDVVSENLDSKHQQLEHTDNDSPENNSDVAHQNVDAKGSVVYQDLEEIPNFHSALSYATVRDFAYPEFHPLHYGVPEFEQASGETDDDEDYEPTYEYNDTYDANDPHSHYYNDKSAGFEDGPPWQQDSDLNSPVIKSHEVGDRISKEYQFSVASADEIHGRAVALFDFTPENDNEAPLQEGQIVWISYRHGQGWLVAEDPETGETGLVPEEYVQLLNSISYEEDILQDSSEPAIYQSPESDSEGWVDEAEPEGDAAEPATEPVVKSASDTDYTDLKKGIKDLSLRESEEHEHNQTEPETAEVYSQVPSE, from the coding sequence ATGGCGGCCAAACCACCATCTCCAATAGCATCGTCAGCATTCCAGTCCGGAGCCTCGCATGATATTTCCGTTCTTCAAGATGTATTATCGGGCGTTTCGCAACCGCATGATAGCAAAACTGACGTTGTGAGTGAAAACCTGGATAGCAAACATCAGCAGTTGGAACACACTGACAACGATAGCCCTGAGAATAACTCAGATGTTGCGCATCAGAATGTTGATGCAAAGGGTTCAGTTGTATATCAGGATTTAGAAGAAATTCCTAATTTTCACTCTGCTCTTTCATACGCAACTGTGCGTGATTTTGCATATCCTGAGTTCCATCCATTGCATTACGGAGTGCCGGAATTTGAACAGGCTAGTGGTGAGacagatgacgacgaagattACGAACCTACTTACGAATATAACGATACTTACGATGCTAATGACCCACATTCACATTACTATAATGACAAATCGGCCGGTTTTGAAGACGGGCCACCATGGCAACAAGACTCTGACTTGAATTCTCCAGTTATTAAATCGCATGAAGTGGGTGATAGAATCAGTAAAGAATATCAGTTTTCAGTAGCATCTGCTGATGAAATACATGGAAGGGCAGTAGCATTATTTGActttacccctgaaaatgataatgaGGCTCCATTACAAGAGGGCCAAATAGTGTGGATTTCATATCGACATGGCCAAGGCTGGCTCGTTGCCGAAGATCCTGAGACTGGTGAAACAGGTTTAGTACCTGAAGAGTACGTTCAGCTGCTAAATAGTATTTCATATGAGGAGGATATTCTTCAAGACAGCAGCGAACCAGCTATTTATCAAAGTCCTGAGTCAGATAGTGAAGGGTGGGTCGATGAAGCAGAGCCCGAAGGTGACgcagcagaaccagcaaCGGAACCAGTAGTAAAATCAGCATCAGATACAGACTATACTGACCTGAAAAAAGGAATTAAAGATTTGTCTTTAAGGGAAAGTGAAGAACATGAACATAACCAAACTGAACCTGAAACCGCTGAGGTATATTCTCAGGTCCCGTCTGAGTAA
- the RLF2 gene encoding Rlf2p (Largest subunit (p90) of the Chromatin Assembly Complex (CAF-1); chromatin assembly by CAF-1 is important for multiple processes including silencing at telomeres, mating type loci, and rDNA; maintenance of kinetochore structure; deactivation of the DNA damage checkpoint after DNA repair; and chromatin dynamics during transcription; GO_component: GO:0033186 - CAF-1 complex [Evidence IDA] [PMID 9030687]; GO_component: GO:0000775 - chromosome, centromeric region [Evidence IDA] [PMID 11782447]; GO_component: GO:0005634 - nucleus [Evidence IEA,IEA]; GO_component: GO:0005634 - nucleus [Evidence IDA] [PMID 9030688]; GO_function: GO:0042393 - histone binding [Evidence IDA] [PMID 16503640]; GO_process: GO:0006335 - DNA replication-dependent nucleosome assembly [Evidence IDA] [PMID 9030687]; GO_process: GO:0006335 - DNA replication-dependent nucleosome assembly [Evidence IMP] [PMID 9030688]) has translation MLSLQAKTGPMSPKDTNIVSGKSIDNATPRDPVETVKTKLCKRDRDNDIGQGQENSGIPIKNSQSKNQDSSLSNIESNTHERSSKDKTVKAKESSTTSAPDTSKQSELPSQKTNPSVTQSDSPVNWTGANQNIVMMPNNVPMNVQGMTPNMVPPPNMIFTNMLASGMIPPNMIPPGMVPANMISPNAIPPTTIPLNMIPPQMIPPHMLPPNMVSPPFLPSGMIPVSTIQDGESTPSPERPNKKQKIGKTKEEREQERLDKENERLAKLEAEQQKKAEKMAEKMAEKQRREEEKEEKKRQKEEEKRLKEEEKRLKEAAKEEEKRQKEEEKRLKEAAKEEERRQKEEEKRLKEEAKEQARLKEERKQLRMDRFFKKVQKPTSAETPAGSSESKEARSFSSSIIDDSNNSSLNATKSTASESTASVESSSNGSENSTEESKADLNTSPCTFDEIFLPFHIKVDTTLCARDSWIEKRARNELPSTDIDIFLKTNKQQRGFSPDKTTVEIIQLMNTGSLTESRVMELLNKLPRRHLKFAENIRPPYVGTFSKPTPRIMVIQPWKRFIAPQDTNPETLVSTTDLIPDTTRVELGNSLLSINYDYDSDYDWVNDNEEGDEEIGEDIGEEDESESDDDDNEMAGFVEDESDTPTPSSSSDEGSPTNTNRRRIIGPLASLVAWNDGTEPHIFDHMETALLIDLKGDASIDPFKDYWASSPAEATAVGTALPSTASPTSSATATPAKLIPDHLLRDFLTKIQGSDKNQTLLVETLKIEFNSVSKSTIRDTIKACAKRVGAKENDKRWVINPPFADKYGILTAPTTNSTSTTRQASPFLAGN, from the coding sequence ATGTTAAGTTTGCAAGCTAAAACGGGGCCCATGTCCCCTAAGGACACAAATATTGTGTCAGGAAAATCGATAGACAACGCGACTCCGCGGGACCCTGTTGAAACTGTGAAGACTAAGCTTTGCAAACGAGACCGCGATAATGATATTGGTCAGGGTCAAGAAAATAGTGGTATTCCTATAAAAAATTCACAATCAAAGAATCAAGACAGTTCACTTTCGAATATCGAAAGTAATACTCATGAACGTTCATCAAAGGATAAAACTGTGAAGGCTAAGGAGAGTTCGACAACATCTGCCCCTGACACGTCAAAGCAGAGCGAGCTTCCAtcacagaaaacaaatcccTCTGTAACTCAGTCGGATTCTCCAGTAAACTGGACTGGTGCAAATCAAAATATCGTCATGATGCCCAACAATGTACCTATGAATGTACAAGGGATGACCCCTAATATGGTTCCTCCACCCAATATGATATTTACGAATATGCTGGCTTCTGGCATGATTCCTCCAAATATGATTCCTCCTGGTATGGTTCCTGCTAATATGATTTCTCCTAATGCTATTCCGCCAACTACTATTCCACTCAATATGATCCCACCTCAAATGATCCCACCTCATATGCTACCGCCCAATATGGTCTCTCCTCCATTTCTACCATCTGGCATGATCCCAGTTTCAACAATACAAGATGGAGAATCCACACCCTCACCCGAACGgccaaacaaaaaacaaaagattGGCAAAACTAAAGAAGAACGTGAACAGGAACGTTTGGACAAGGAGAATGAACGCCTAGCAAAGCTAGAAGCTgaacagcagaaaaaagCTGAGAAGATGGCTGAGAAAATGGCTGAAAAGCAGAGAagagaggaagaaaaagaagagaagaaaaggcagaaagaagaggaaaaaCGActaaaagaagaagagaagcgTTTGAAAGAAGctgccaaagaagaagagaaacgacaaaaagaagaggagaagCGATTAAAAGAAGCggcaaaagaagaagaaagacgTCAAAAGGAGGAAGAGAAAAGattaaaagaagaagccaaaGAGCAAGCACGACTAAAAGAAGAACGAAAGCAGTTACGAATGGATCGattcttcaaaaaagtGCAAAAGCCAACGTCTGCTGAAACTCCAGCTGGATCATCAGAGTCGAAAGAAGCTAGAAGTTTCTCGTCTTCTATAATTGACGATTCCAATAACTCTTCTTTGAATGCTACTAAATCAACTGCCAGCGAATCCACTGCCTCTGTTGAGAGCAGTAGCAATGGCAGTGAAAATTCCACAGAGGAGTCGAAAGCTGATTTAAATACCTCTCCGTGTACCTTTGACGAAATATTCCTTCCCTTCCACATCAAAGTCGATACCACTCTGTGTGCTCGTGATTCTTGGATTGAGAAACGCGCTCGTAACGAATTACCATCGACAGATATTGACATCTTTTTGAAGACGAACAAGCAACAGAGAGGTTTCTCACCTGATAAGACAACAGTTGAGATTATTCAACTCATGAACACGGGCTCACTCACTGAATCAAGGGTAATGGAGCTTCTAAATAAACTGCCGAGACGACATCTCAAGTTCGCAGAGAATATTCGACCACCATATGTTGGTACCTTTTCGAAACCAACACCTAGAATAATGGTTATTCAGCCCTGGAAAAGATTTATAGCTCCTCAAGACACGAACCCCGAAACTCTCGTCTCTACCACAGATTTAATACCTGACACTACTCGTGTCGAATTGGGGAACTCACTGCTATCTATCAATTATGACTATGATAGTGACTATGACTGGGTaaatgataatgaagaaggCGACGAGGAAATTGGAGAGGAtattggagaagaagatgaaagCGAGtctgacgacgatgacaaTGAAATGGCTGGGTTTGTGGAAGATGAGTCTGATACCCCGACCCCCTCAAGTAGCAGCGATGAAGGTTCACCAACCAACACCAACCGTCGTCGCATTATTGGACCTCTTGCATCTCTGGTAGCCTGGAATGACGGAACTGAGCCTCATATTTTTGATCACATGGAAACAGCACTTCTAATAGACCTTAAAGGTGATGCATCTATTGATCCATTCAAAGACTATTGGGCCTCCTCGCCAGCTGaagctactgctgttgggACTGCTCTACCATCGACCGCATCGCCAACATCGTCTGCCACAGCAACACCTGCAAAACTTATTCCTGACCACCTTCTACGAGATTTCCTCACGAAAATTCAGGGTAGTGACAAAAACCAGACACTTCTCGTCGAGACCCTCAAAATTGAGTTTAACTCGGTATCGAAATCCACTATTCGAGACACTATCAAGGCATGTGCAAAACGTGTGGGTGCCAAAGAAAACGACAAACGCTGGGTCATTAACCCTCCATTTGCCGACAAATACGGCATCCTCACAGCCCCCACAACCAACTCCACTTCTACGACGCGGCAGGCATCGCCATTTTTAGCTGGTAactaa